The following nucleotide sequence is from Hylaeus volcanicus isolate JK05 chromosome 3, UHH_iyHylVolc1.0_haploid, whole genome shotgun sequence.
AGAAGGACACGTCGTTCCATTCGTGACGTGGCCTCGAAGCGTTCGAGTATCGCGATGGAGAACGCTACTATAACAGGGAAAATCCGGCTGGTTAAACTGTCCAGGACGTCGAAGTATCCTTCTGGGCCGAGTTCTCGTAGCCGTGGAGGCTGCCACTCGCGCTGTGCTTAGTGTTTAAGTGATTGGTCAGTTCGTATCGTCGATAGAACTCTTTCTTGCACATTCGACAGTGATACTTGGGCAACTTCCCGCACTCGAGTCTTTGGTGCCTGCGCAGATTCGCCATCCACTTGTACCCTTTCCCGCACTCCCCGCACATGTAATTTTGCGAGTGCTTTCCGCGAGGAGCACGAGGCACGCAAGGCCTGAAGGATACGGGAGCTGACTCGTAGGTCTTGGTGTCAACGAATTCGTAGGCAGCGAACTCGTCCATCAGGTTGGAATCATCTGGAACGCAAATCAAATCGGTTACCGAGGGCAAATCGTGGCTGACGGAGTTTAGAGTGTCCTTTAGAAGAACCGAACGAGAAATCTGATTCGGTTGCGTTCAGGTGCGTGTAAATATTAGAAGAGGCGgattcgtgaaaataatttaaacgtgAAGAAGGTCGCGTGATGTACAACGAAATTACGTGACGataactttattaaataaatgaatttcggGAAAAATACAGTTCAATGGATTGAGTCGTAAAGTCTGCTGGAACGACACGCGCAGATATAAAACGAAGCTCGACGTCGATGGTAAACAATATTTCGATCCGTGAGTAAAAAACGtagatgggcagaattttattcggaggtaaaattaatttttacgagtAAGGCATCCGGAGTCTCTATCCGTTATTCGAAGTGTTTTTaacgataagaattttgcccacctCTGATAACGAACACGGAACGTTTCTCTGTGCGCTGTGTCCGTTAAAACGATCCACGCAACAGGAATAATTTACGTTTAACCGTCCAATTCACTTGTCATCGACCTCGTTGTGCGAGACATctattactataataaaaaatttgtgcGTGGAAGATGACGCGCAAGAAGGTGTTTAGAAAAGGTAGCGAATTTACGCAGTCTCGCGAACGGACGGTTAGGCGTTACGATTGGTAACCACTCGAGCGTTTTACTCTGTAGAATTACTAGAAAAAGTAACGTCTCTTTCGCACGAGAATAGTCGAGTGAAACTCTCGAGTGGACGCTCGACTAAAGCTGGCTAATTCGTTCCCTATATCAACTCTGGATGATGCGCCAACATGTGCTCTTTGAGCCTGTCGCGTCTGTAGAACTTCCTCGAGCAAAACTGGCACTTGTGCCTCGCCTCCTGGTTGCCGCACTGCAGCTGATGCCGTCGGAGGCTGTACATCCAGCTGTACTCCCTGCCGCAGAGCGAGCAGGTGAAACGCTGCTGCGGGTCCTTTTTGTTCGGATCAGTGGCGCCAGGGTAATAGTACACGTCGTTGTAGTTTTGTTCGTTCAGGAGCTTATCGTCCACCGTGCCCGTCTGATAATTGTTCGCCGTGCTCCAGACATTCTTCGGTAGATAACCTGTCGAATTAACAAATACGTGAACGAACAGCAACaggtgaaatgaaaatacctcGAGACAAGACTCGTTTCGCACAGAATGATAACGATTATAATAAAAGGGATGCACGGACTTAGACGAGTTGAGGCGGTGATAGACCCACGAAGGATGCCCCCTGATATTCGATACGGAAGAAAGTTACGAGTACCGAGGATGGAATTGTTCTTTAACTCAGACATTACTGCATTCCTTTTAAAATACGGATATCTATAGATCTTTGCGCGCGCGGAGCAAATgtactttcataaaaatgtttcagtaaTATTTGAGTTAAGGTGTCGACCAGAGAGGATAAGTAAACCTCGATCAGGACGGAGTTCGTCGAGGCACGTCCGATTTCAGGCAATTTAATAGCATCGCATTGCTCGTTcatattcgtttatttatcaGTACATATAAAACTTCACGGTCCAAACGTCTTTTGGTACGCGTTTCATCGAAGTAAACACATTCCAATTCGTTATGATATAATTACACACACTCGGTTTTCTCTCAAtgcgaattaaaaaaacaagatTAGATGCTGTACAAAACAATTACGTAACCGTAAATGCATCCTAGGAGTAAAAAAGTTCTTTCGTCGCTACGAAATCGTTACGTAAACATCGATGATCTATACTACTTAAAATTTACCAAGTTCGAATGTAAATGTCGTCAATTTatcgtattattataaaagttcATCGAGCTCGAACGATATTCTCCGAACGTCGGCTAGAATCAAAAAGTGCCGGGCATTCTTAACTTCGCAGAGTGTTGGAAAGAAGGGGGGTTCgtttaatattctaaattacGTTGGACGAGCACCCATTGCTTagttattttaaatctttcgAAGCCCCTTTCTCCTATTCGTTCAATATACGAGGAGACCACGAGCCTTGCGGCGATAGCTTCCTTAGAGCAATtgtcttttcttcttttcttggGCAAAGCTGTACAAATGAGGAGAAATACAAAGTGAAGGAGATTCAGACCCTTCCACCATCCGAACGACGCGAGGAGCCGCAAGTGAGACGCGAATCGAGTGCGAAGATAAAGAAACCGTGTATCAGTTACTCcttgaataaaaacaaatgtttattctACAATGAGCGTAGTGAGAAATTTTACTATTGttattccaatgaaattttaatcatcTCTATCGAAAATCGCATTGTTCGGATGGAATAATGGCTTAAGaaagtattcattttttgGGGTAGAAAAAGATCCaatctacattttttgttcgattATAGCGTTTAAAATATGCGTGTTAAATATTCGGAGGTTTGAAGTATACTGCGTCCCATGCAAAAGGACGTTTTAGAAAATGGCTTCCACAAGAATGGTCTATTTTTTGgcctgaaaaaaaaacaaatactttCTTAAAGCTTCAACGTGCAGACACGACTGGCAAGTTGAAAGAACGGTTAAGGTTCGATGCACAGGTAACCGTTGGGCGAAGATCTTTCCGATCGCGTCGCAGTCGTGGCGACAGATTTCAGACCTGCTTATCGATGGGCAGGCTGTTAACACGCAGAGGTGGGCAAAACTGTATCGTTATTCGTAAAAATCAATCGCAAAGAACAGTCCCTTACGATAGATCGAATATTTGTCCAACCCTGTTGTCGAGCGAGTGACGTGGCGTAGATCGGTCCCcaggaatattaaaaatggatTAATTAGACATAGCATATACCCATCAATGCGGTAAAACATCTACTCGGTGTATTCCGAAAATCTCAGGGGACTGACCTACGCGCGGAAGAATTCGAACGATGCGAGCGCTACTCTCGTTCTTCGTTGTACATTGGCGAGTCTTCGCTCTTCTCCATAATATGCCGGAGCTTCCTCTGGCAGCCGACGATGTGGGAGTTGAGGACGAATCTGTGCTTGAATCTCCGATCGCAGATGGGACAGACCTCGCTGGGCACGACGCCGCACTCGAGTCGCTTGTGACGACTCAGAGACGTCGTCGCCTTGTAAGTTTTCCCGCACCTGTTGCAAACGTACTTGGCCTCGGTGTCCTTCAAGTCCTTCCCTCTTTGACTCCTGTTGGCCTTGTAGGGCGTCCCCGAGGTGTAGCACAACTGGCTCCACAACGCGTCGCTGTTGTCCAGGGGCTGGTGTATATCTTGCGACAGCAACATCGTCGCCAAAAGTCCTGAAACGAGAGGATTCGTTCGTTAGACGACTGCTCCTCTCACCCTATCGCCGTTTTCGTCCTTACCGATGggaaggaaattttatttagcgAGATACTTAAGCGTCACGATCCTGAAAAAATCGACctcctcttttcttttattcttttttttgttttcaattacaaGTGCAGGCCTGGCTCCGAGAAAGGGAGACGAATAGATAGAGGAGAAGAAGGATGAATAAAGAAGAGCAAAAGTAGCCTTCAAACGGGCAAGCGatagaataaattgttattcagAGTAGAAGTAATAGTATGCGTGTAAGTACGTAACACAATTACTTGCATCGATCCTTCGTCGAGATCATGGGGAATTGTAATCGCTCGGTCATATAATTGGATAGGCGTTCGTTTCGTAATGGATcgtgtttatttgaaaagtgtaaaatgtatacaGCCGGATCGTCGGAAAcgtatattcatttttctatatcgaGCACGATTATCTTATTTAGAAGATAACGATACTTGTTACCGTAGGTATgcaaaacaatgaatattctataaaattgtaaaaagcgTCCCAATCGTGTTCCCTCGTCGTTATCACGTTCGTTGCGACGCTTCCATCGTTAAGGCATCCTCGTCCACTCACCTCCAGCGATCAcgaatttctttactttcgatAAGCCTAAACCCCATTTTGTTCCCCGTTAGCGGATCACGTATCTGTGGAAAAATCTCGTATCTTTCATAGTTCCATCTTAAGATCGTCGCAGGTTTTCTTCCATACGGGGGTAGACGACGTGCGAGATGGCGTCTATGCGTTTTCTTCTGCAAGAGGGTAGATGATTCGTTAGATTGTGCTTATGCGTGAACTTTTTCCCGCAAATCGGACAGCTCAACTTTGGCTCGATGCCGCACTCGAGTTTCTGATGTCTCTTGAGCGACGTCTGTAGCTGATAGCACCTTCCGCACCTGTCGCACTTGAGTATCTTCGGTCTCCCCTTGTACCCCAGGTTCTCGATGTTCTTCACCGTGACCCTCGGCGCTGAAAGACACAGAAAAAGGTACGAGAATAAAAGCCAGTAAGGGGCAGCAAGTTTTTCGATTATGTTTATTATCCCAACGATTACACGTGAACCTAGAGAACCTTTCTCGAACCTTAACTCTGAATGTAGcaaaaaaagaggaaatgcATTTTTTAGGTGAAGTTTGTTGCCCTGAATCGCAATATTGTTCGAGAAACTTACGTGCACATCTGTTTCTTTGTGCATGACGATGAGCGAACGATATGTTTCAGAAGAGgttatatgtacaaaaatatacatcgaTTAGACGAGACGTGTATACAAAGTGATTTATTGATAATTGAGTTTGACATTCGCGTATGTAGAGAATATTACGCGAAATAATACTgttccattaaataaaataataaaaaatcgtTCGACAATTTTATCTATCGTTACCAGGGCCAAATTAAGATTGCTTAAATCCCTGAGTTGCATGTACCGCGAGTAATATTCTTAAGAGAATAACTGCATGCTTTTATTTTAACCTAATTCGACCTTCGTAACTCGAGCATTTCGCAACAAAACAACATAATTCTCGATtgcttctttttaatttatcctAATGTCATATTACgcaatatcaaaaatattagattaaagtaataaaacaaGAAGTAATAATAAGAACATAATAttgttcataaaattaatatatttgtaagaaataaacaatataacTAACAACGTATACGATAttgtcaaagaaaattgtaatcgtGCTGTAGATTATTCGGTAATTACCAGTTAATCTAAAATGCAATCTCAATTATATTTGATAGGAACACttacaaagaaagaaaaagttaaaaggTCGCaggataaaaattgtaagggATTCAATGGGCGCAGATTCCCTACGTTGcaacaagaattttttaattttgaaagttttctTGCAAATGACACAATCCATTAAACGCTCTTGTACGTGTACTTTCAGTTGGTGGGACCGAAGCTGGTCCTCGTCTTCGAAAAACTTTTCGCAGATCGGACAAGCCACCTTTACGACGATAAACTTGAAGTCCGCTATGTTATCTGAAAgcacatttatttattgttggaGGATTCCTTTGCGTCGAGCCTATCTTACACACATTCGATGGCATGCTTATTTTTCGATTGGGTACCAATGTTTGCAAACTATTAGAAATCAGAGTCAtctgtataaataatgaaatgattaaGGAGTACGAACGCAAAAAGCCCAAAACTCAGAATCAATacaacgtttatttattttctttaaacaagtACCAATTGCAACATAATTATTCTCGTTTTTGGAACAGGCGAGGTGAAAGTATGgatatgcaaaaaaaaaaacaaaatataacggaatgcttaaaaataatttgtttttgctCGAAGCCATGaacttttgaaacatttttgacATTTACACAATGGATCAGTGTAGCGTTCAAACGACACGTGGGAATTAAATTTTGGGATGAAGGCAAGTCACCTACGGGCGTTGACAGTTCGTCAACGAATCATGGCGATTAGTTAAATTATGTGGACACCTCGGTCAGTCATATGTTGATACCGTGAATCAATCTAGCGTGCGATTTACAGCGATATTGGTACAAGAACCTTCTCCCACAAACCGGACACGAAAAAGTGGGTTCCTTGCCGCACTCTATTCGAAGGTGATTCTTCAACGAGCCCCTCCACACGTATTGCCTACCGCATTGGAAGCACCACCAGGGTTTCAAGGGATTCAATGGTTTAGTTCCCAATTTAGGATATGGATGCGCAGATGCCATATGTGCCAACAAGGATTTTTTCATTGTGAAGCTCTCCTCGCAAAAGTAACAATCCATTAAGCGCTTTTGCGAGTGTGCTTGCTGTTGGTGCAATCGAAGCTGataatgatttttgaaaaacttttcgCAGCTCGGACAGGCCACCTTTACGACGACAAACTTGAAGTCTGGTATGTTATCTGAAAGcagattaatttattgttagaGGATTCCTTTGCGTCGAGCGTATCTTACATACATTCGATCGCATGCATATCTTTCGATTGTATACCAATGTTTgcaaactattaaaaattgaagttccCATACGAATAATGAAATGAAGTATGGAGTACGAACGCAAAAAGCCCAAAACTCAGAATatacaacttttatttattttctttaaacaagtACCAACTGCAACACAATTATTCTCGTTTTTGGTACAGATGAGGTGGGACGTGAAGGTAGGgatgtgcaaaaaaaaaagaacaacaaaatataacggaacgattaaaaataatttgtttttgttcgaGGCCATGAACTTTTGAAACACCTTTGGCATTGACACAATTGATCAGTCTGGCGTTCAATCGATATGTCTGAATTAGATCTCGGGATGCAAGTTATTTACACGCAGTTGACAGTTCGTTAACGAATCATGGCGGCTAGCTAAATTATGCGGTCTCCTCGGTCAGTCAGTCATATGCTGATACAGTGAATCAATCTAGCGTGCGATTGCCAGCGGTGTTTGTGCTTGAACTTTCTCCCACAAACCGGACACTGGAAAGTGGGATCCTTGCCGCACTCGACTCGAAGGTGCTTCTTCAGCGAGTCCCTCCACATGTATTGCTTGCCGCACTGGAAACACCACCACAGTTTCCTCGCGTTGTCTGCAAAGAGAAATCCAGTCGTTAATGGGGACATTTCGCGAATTTACGCGCGAAACTGTGGCTTCGAGGCGTGGACGTGTCTTGATACTCGACAAAACATAATTGGAAACGCGGAGTTGGTTACGTACGATGCATGCACACACTGGACGGTTTCGCAATCGCACAAGGAAGAAAGGGATACGAAGTGTTCTCTTTTTACTTCAAACTATATTCTGAGATTTCTCGTGGCACACGTTTACATACAGCAAGGAAAGAATGCGACGTGTGTCTTCGCGATTCGTTgagttttgaaaaattgatcggtTGATCTCATTCGCTATCGAGCTATGTAGTTGCTGGATAATTAAACGGAACCATTCTTAGGGACTAAAATGGTAACGcgtaaaaacaaatgaaacaagGAAATATTGCGAATAGCGAACAAAATTTGGCAGAGGTGTGGCGAAGGGATTGAACGTCGTACAAGCAAGCACCGACACAGCTTTTTCTAACGCAATGCAGGTTTCTTTCGCGTGGA
It contains:
- the LOC128873496 gene encoding zinc finger protein 574-like, producing MQGHPSWVYHRLNSSKSVHPFYYNRYHSVRNESCLEVFSFHLLLFVHVFVNSTGYLPKNVWSTANNYQTGTVDDKLLNEQNYNDVYYYPGATDPNKKDPQQRFTCSLCGREYSWMYSLRRHQLQCGNQEARHKCQFCSRKFYRRDRLKEHMLAHHPELI
- the LOC128873499 gene encoding zinc finger protein 775-like, with the protein product MTLISNSLQTLVPNRKISMPSNVSPRVTVKNIENLGYKGRPKILKCDRCGRCYQLQTSLKRHQKLECGIEPKLSCPICGKKFTHKHNLTNHLPSCRRKRIDAISHVVYPPKWGLGLSKVKKFVIAGGLLATMLLSQDIHQPLDNSDALWSQLCYTSGTPYKANRSQRGKDLKDTEAKYVCNRCGKTYKATTSLSRHKRLECGVVPSEVCPICDRRFKHRFVLNSHIVGCQRKLRHIMEKSEDSPMYNEERE
- the LOC128873997 gene encoding zinc finger protein 786-like codes for the protein MRETVPLAGFPAESHPRGMRQRACFQVFYLRQEVQAQTSLDVARQMRARQREETVVVFPVRQAIHVEGLAEEAPSSRVRQGSHFPVSDNIPDFKFVVVKVACPSCEKFFKNHYQLRLHQQQAHSQKRLMDCYFCEESFTMKKSLLAHMASAHPYPKLGTKPLNPLKPWWCFQCGRQYVWRGSLKNHLRIECGKEPTFSCPVCGRRFLYQYRCKSHARLIHGINI